A segment of the Arachis hypogaea cultivar Tifrunner chromosome 5, arahy.Tifrunner.gnm2.J5K5, whole genome shotgun sequence genome:
AGAAATTTTCTTTCCTTGTCTTTTTTGACATAACCTCTTCCTCTACTCCTTTTTAATACTGCATCATCTGCATAGTTCCTTCCCATTATAGCTCCTATTTCTCCTTCTTCAATTACACCATCTTCTTCTCCTACCACATCTTCTAATCCCACACTTTCCTCTATTACTATTTCATCACAGCAGTCATCCTCTCCTTCAAATTGTACCCCTTCTAACCCTCCTTTTCACACTCATCACAACTCTATACTTATATCTTCTATTGGCATTGCTCTTCCATTTTCCAACCTACCTATAACCAATACTATAAATACTCACCTTATGCTCACCCGTTCCAAAATACACTCTTCTAAACCCACTGTTCTTCACACATCCAATTCAAATACACTTACTCACACTAACTCTTAGATGCCAAAATCTATCAAATCTGCCTTTAAATCCTCATAATGGAAGGATGCTATACTCACAAAATATCGTGCTTAAATTTAACATCAGACCTGGAGCCTTGTGGAGTTACCACCTAATGTCAAATTAATTGGGTGAAAGTGAGTTTTTACTGTGAAAAAGTACTCCAAAGGTGAAGTTCTATGATATAAAGCACGCTTGGTTGCGAAAGGTTTTAACCAAGCGACTAGCATAGATTATGATCAAATTTTCTCTCCTATTATAAAGCGGATCACGATCAGAATCATACTCACTCTGCCTCTTTCGAACGGTTTGAAAATTAAACAATATGATTTTCACAATGTCTTCCTAAATGAGGTGTTTCAAGAAACTCAATACATGACACAGCCCCTAGAATTCACTCATTTTAACCCATAGTTGGTATGCAAACTCTACAAAGTCATCTATAACTTAAAACAAGCACTGCACCACGTTAGTAGTATATGATCACTTGTAAGAGGCCTTCAATATGTGACAATGACCTGACATTGCCTTCACTGTAAACAAATTAAGCCAATTCTTGTCTACCTTAACATAAGAAAATTGGGTTGCACTCAAACAGGTGCTACAATACTTGGCAGGTACATTCACTCTcatgttagattttttttttaaatctactTATTTGTGCTTAACCGCATTTGCAAATTATGATTGGGTTTCAGACCTAGAAGATCGCAAGTCCACATCCGGGTATTGCATGTATTATGGCTCGAACCTCATCTCATGGAAGAGTCACATCTTTACCGAAGCAAAATTTTAGTTTCTTTCTGTTGTTTTTGCTGAGCTTATATGGGTATAGAACCTACTCATTGAAATTCATCAATCATGTAAGGTTTCACCTACTATTTTTTATGACAACTTCTTTGCAATCTTACTTGCCTACAATCTTGTTCTGGATAATCGCACGAAGTATTTTGAATTAGACCTTTACTTTGTTCGATGTTGCAGTGTCTCACATTACAGCCAGCAAGCAAATTGTTGATCTATTTACCAAGCCAATCTTAAGTCAATTGTATGTTTCATAAGCTTAGAGACAAACTCAGGCTCTCGAGTAGATCGCCTTGAGTTTGCGCAGTTGGGAGGAAGGGATAGGAAGAATAACTGATGATCTGTCACCTTATAACTCAGTCTTTATTATGCATTATGATTTATAACTCGGCGTTAACTATCATTCATTCTTTTGCTTGTAACTGACAccttcattaccgacttaatgaccatcatttctatcttaatgaccaaacggtCATAATATCAATTTTATTCATCAATTCTATGCCTATAAAAGAAATCTTCTATATCTAATCTCGGAGAGCAACATGATAAGTTCTATATCATGtaatacattctatattcatagaattattataaacacaacataacacatgataactttcatttcatgttttacattctatattcatagaattattatatacctcttaaacacttactgacttgagcgtcggagtgtcttttgcaggtacccacccccttgttccctccttgccgacgtataactcatcccgacgagaagcttgaagacattcatcgacggacgagctatacaccggccaaactcagcaagaacaattggcgccgtctgtggggacgagTAAAATCATTCCCACTCCCCTTAGGTTCATAAAACTTGATTTAcgttcaaatttttgaaccaatctcaACAATCTGGTTTAAGACTTTAATAcctcttatcaaattttaatctatCGTAACTTTTTATAAAGTATATACTTATACATTCAAATTGCTTCATTTTTACGTATCATAATATTCCACATCTCATAATCGATTAATGAACCAATCCGAGAATAAACTCGGCTTTCAATCAATCCGAAACGAACTCGGTTTTCAATCAATCCGAGCacaaattcacttatcaaatttgcttatttttttaaaagttctcaatttacacaagtaaaattatatattttattcaacataCTTTTACATTTATATTTTGAGTAACTAATACTTActgatttattagttatattcaaaCCTCAATATATGTTctatacaataatgacatataatAACCACGTCAATtgcatttttatttcattatgtaTTATATTCTATTGCTTAATAATTTCATTTATACAATTAAATGACAATAATGATGAgtttaaatcttaaaattggattctatcaaaaaattaattatatatcaattGTATATAACTGTTACACTATTCACTTTAtgctattaaattttatgttactaTTTGTTTAATGTAGAAAATTAAACAggcaatttattattattgcacgAAGAATATCCCTCGTCATACTGTAACTGCTAGAAACATTATACTAAATGTATAATTCAATAACTGTTATCTTATtgctttattatcaaattaaagcatgtcctacaaaacaaaattcagatatTCACATTTGGCATGTATGCCATTCATATATGTCGTCGTCTTCTCTACAATTATCAACTTTCAAggtattttttttactttgaactattttacttttacaatatatattattcaatatatgttGCGACTTTATACctattcattttctcaatttatcttattcatgtcaaaccttcactataaattgtaaatattcaataactaattgcTTTGAGCGAGAAATTTATCAATAAGTTGTTGTGGGTTGGAAAAATTCCCAAGACAATTAACCATTATATCCTCGGATCATGCAATCGATTCCGTCAATGGATATCTATCTCTGAACTTTTTAGTTCATATACAATCAAATGCTAAAATTGTTCTTAAGCGGAAAAGTATCCCCACACAACTATCTTGATTGAACGACTCttatcactcaattattttttgaataagtgcCGACATAATAACCCGACTAAGCTTGGGGGCTCACCATATCATTATTTACTCATCTTttaaccgagttataactcattttattttctaagcttagcctggatcatatgatcggcagacaaagcttgggggctgtgatctgtcaccttataactcagtctttattatgcattatgagttataactcggcgttaactatcattcattcttttgcttgtaactgacaccttcattaccgacttaatgaccatcatttctatcttaatgaccaaacggtcataacatcAATTTTATTCATCAATTCTATGCCTATAAAAGAAATCTTCTATATATAATCTCGGAGAGCAACATGATAAGTTCTATATCATGtaatacattctatattcatagaattattataaacacaacataacacatgataactttcatttcatgtcttacattctatatttatagaattattatatacctcttaaacacttactgacttgagcgtcagagtgtcttttgcaggtacccacccccttgttctctccttgccgacgtataactcatccCGACGAGAAGCTTGAAGACATTCATCGACGGACGAGCTATACACCGGCCAAACTCAGCAAGAACAACTGATATATAGTTTATATAGATAGTCAAACAGGGATATATATCCCCTGCATGTAGTGCTATGTACAATAAGATCATCTACTCAATTACTACTACTTAGTTTTATGCGTTATTACTTCtctgttaaattttaatattctttttttattcaatttcaattcatgcctttttttatcctttttcttctttatcaTTTAGTATCAGATTTTAAGTATTAGATTAAtccttattaatatatatttgttcTTGTgtcctaaaagaaaaaaaaacaagtcCTAGTATCTCTTGTGTCTTTCTTTATGTTCTTGTTGTCATTTTCTACCTTGTACAAAAAAAAGCATTcgatgcaaaaagaaaaaaaaagaaaaaatatctttcttgTATTTGTTATTTTCATAAACTATTTTTTCAACTACAAGATTTAAGGGCGAATTTTTTTTTAAGAGGAAGAGAATGATACATGCTTCAAATGTcagtgatatgaagagttcaagtattctttaaaattattagtttatatttttagaatattcagtttaatttgatatattttgattgttcatttaattactaaattagatttttatgtttatgggcttatgattttctttttttttttaacataataagAAATTATAAACACCACCTAAACTATTGTTGTTGTAATATAGAGTGATTAGAGGAGTGCCAAGGCAATTTGTGGTtacgtgatgaaaccatggtatGGACAAGTGAGGTCGAATGAGTCTTTTTCTTGTTACATCAAAGAATTGGGTAGAAGATTGAGTGAGTCCgtttaattcaattttcaaactatGGCGTGGAGTCTGTGGACAAGTTAGGTTTAGAGTTTCTTTGTTATTGcatcaagaaattgggtagaaagtagagtaATTCTCTTTATATTCAATTTCAACTCATCCTTtgggttttattttaatttcaatattctttttttattatatttcaaaattttttgtttacttttttttattattttgtcttTCAGCTTCTATCTCCAATCTCTATCTACTAGTCTTTATAAaatttagaggagactaaaactcaggattttatttattagttagaCCTTTCAATACTtccaaaaaataagaacaaagaagactgaaattttttataataaatattaaaacttttaaaatatttatttttaaaaatgttcTCATCTAACTTTTCAAATTCCAAGTCTAAAcccacatttttctttttctcccaaaTCATGTCTCCCTCTCTTGCAATTTCCATCTCCACTGGCACAAGCAGTACCACGGCTTCCTCTTTTTCCTCCACCTTGAAAACCACCACCAAACGGGTGAGACCTAGCCAAAGAAGACACATCGACGAAGAGATCCTCGCTACCATCATCGGAGCGTGTTTGGTAACCATTGGATCAAATGACAGAGTGGTGAACAAAGGAGTCCTTGCTGCCATTATTGGGAGCTATGAATTTTCTATGCGTCGAACCATTTTATTATGCTAGTGGATTTCTTGAGTCTCTATGGCTATGGCTTCTCAAAACCCAaaataggaaaaaataaaaaaattttggaagaCATTAAATGTAAAATGGACTAAACGGAAGAGAAGGAAGCACAATAAGACCTTGGTCCCTGATGCGGTGGTGAGTTCTGCAGCAAAATGCGTAAGCCATGAGTACGAAGAAATTTCTAAAGAAAGTGTTGTTAGAGAATAAAAAGTGGTAGTAGGTCTGCGCATCAAAGAGGACAAGGAGAGGGAGGGGTTGTGTTGATGGGTTGTGGTGTTGTAAATGAGGCAGTGTTATAGAtgagttaaattttaaagtggtttttaaaagtttatttgagTCTTAAGGTAGTCTCTGAAATTAATAATTACTCATATTCATTCTACGTTGAATAAATTTAACATTAGAAAATGAAAGGCAGAGAAAAAATAAACTTGGAAGCAAATGTTGTATTGTTGAGGTTGAGAGGAATTTTGCATCATTATTAGAGGTTcgcttatttttatataaaagtagCTCTCTTGACACTTTGAGTATGAATAACTACTATTAATTTTTGGGGATCAGTTTGAGATTTAAGTGTAAATTTAGGAACCACAACTTAATTCGTCACAGATAAAAAAATTTGAGGAgaaaaagacaagaaagagagaaaggaaagaagcaaaaaagggtatttaaatatatttattttagtctttgtatttattttaaatcaaatagaATGCTAAGACATAACTCAATTATATACattttatactaaatataatataaagatagaaaaacttaatttagtttttgatttttaatttctgtctttcaatttttatctttcaATCTCAATCTCTCTTTCAAATATAGTCTAAAAATACaagttaaaattataaattaaaattttttttattaaaaatataaataatttaaatttttaatatatttattttatatttattaaaaataaaaattataaaatcttttactaataataaatttatattatcatGTCTTCTAAAGATTTATATTAGTTcaacttttttatataaaattcattCTATTCAAATTAATGGAGAGTGAGGAAAGTCAAATTGACATTAATGTTTGCGAAGGAAAAAATCCATCTATATTTCTACTATATTAATAAGGGTTTAACTAATATATGTTTTTAGAatacataatatatttattattaataaaaaaattaaatatttttatttaataaaaataaaataaatatattaaaatttaaattttttatatttttaataatttttttaatttataaacttaaTATGTATCCTAAaaacatataataaaaaattctattaaTAATGTGTGTTTTTGGATTCTTTAGTTtacttattaaattaaatattgtattattgataaataaaaagatactatatataaaaaaataattattttatgtgaatataaaaaattagttattaaattaattactaatttaaaatataaattaaaaatgagttaaacaatatatatatatatatatatatatatatatatatatatatatatatatatatatatatattggctgATTGTTTTAATTGCATGTAACATTATTATATAAAACATTaattatcaaataatttattattattatttatgtgtataaatatataaatatgtatttttatacttatttttaatatttattttatgttttaatatgaattttaatttgtataaatgGTTGATTTGGTAGTTGTATGTTGATAGACACGTGGCTTGTATTGGTGTTACTCttctaaataaaaaagatatcgttatgtaattttactttgtttggatttaaaaaaaaataaatagaagaatttAGTTTTGATAAattgttagtttaaaaataattacatgtatatttaattatattacatcatttttttaaagaattatttttttttttacattaatcgTCTAAATAGACATAAAAAACTAAATGTGATTAAACAATTTATATTgtaaatgtattaaaattaaactttaaatagAATCAttagaaaaaagtataaaatttaaaaatgttttgagaaattattattttcaaggTGTATATAAAATAGCTTTCATTAAACAATAATTATTTCTCATCATAAATAGTAATATATTTACCAAATATATATCCTGCAATATAGAGTAGAATATCAAAATTTACAAGTTTAGTTGTATTTGTAAGGATATTAAGATGGTAAGTGATTAAGTTAAACGTTTTcgctaatattaatataaaagacatgattaaatatatgtaatttttttaatggaATTTCATGAAATTTAGTTTCTAGTTTTATTATGATAGTTATCTATAAAGTATATTGTGATTCATCAATTAAAAAATGCATAAGCTAAAAAGGATTCTTTTCATTTGTTTCTTACCAAGGAATCGTATTTTATAGAAGTTAGTAATATAATCTGACTGCTATGcatacaaaatatttattttgataccaacggttttaaaaaattatttagtttgGCATTTTTTTAATCTGAATTATTAATTTGCTATTACCAATtttccaatttggcttatgaaaataattttaaattatagtaaGAAATTTAATAGTTATATATTATTCGTGTGAAAAAATATACTCGTATATTTAATTGcgtattataatattaaaaaaattaattgcgtTTTACATTCATTGTATGCATAGACATCCTTTGGTCAAAAGCAAAACTTCCTTAACCTAGCCATTACCTGAAATGgttgaattaaattaataaattgccAAGACttcttttcaaaagaaaaatttattttattattttccattaataaaaaaatgatttcaATATACTAAGCCCATTATAAATAGTGCATCCTGTAAGAATTATTTTATACCACACTCGATTATTAACTCCGTTGATGGTTTAGTCTCCTTTGCCCCttcaaagaagagagagagagagagagagagcacacAGTGCTTCTCTGCTTCTCTCATTGCCATTGGCGCCAAGAGTTCCTCTGATACTTCCCATCTTTCTCCCTTTTAGCTTCAGGCCAGGTTTACAATTCCTTCCAATGTCCTTCTTTTGTTAACCGTTTTTCCTTCCTTGATTTCTTCATTCTTACTTCTATAGCCTGAACTCCTTTAATTTAGTCCATTTTCTTGTGCTGCTGGTTGGTTTCACCGTTGTATCTGTGTTTGTCGTTAACATGTCAGAAAACTCATGATAACTGCATGCTGGTTATGTTGTAATAAGGGAGAGGTTTCTCAATCTCTCGTGTTAGAATAGAAAAGCGATCATTTTGCTGAGCTTGCACTGGGAGTGCTGTGGTTTCAAAGATTATTAAAACGCATTGTGGCTTTGTTGTTGtggttggtggtggtgttggtttTGACGTGAATGATTGTGTTAGGGTTTTCAAATTCCATTTTTATACCCTTCCTTGGGCCAACATGGATTGTTTTATGTTTATGGTTGTTTCTCAAGGGTAAAGATTTCTTGCATTTGTTacttgtaattaattaattaattaatgcagGCAAAGCGGTTAAAAGGAAGAAGCTAACTAAGCATGGGTGACGAAACATGtctgaagaagaataagaagaaaaggCTGAACCGGCGCAAGGAAGAAAATAAGGGTACCAATATATCGGATCTACCCAACGCCCTTATCTGTGAGATATTATCCAACCTTCCCACCAAAGAGGCAATTCGGACAAGCGTGCTATCCAAACATTGGAGGCATCAGTGGAAGAACATCTACAAATTTGAGTTGAAAGAAGAATCACATGACAGGAGAGAAAACTTCAAGGACTTCGTCAAGAGGTTACTCAGGGGATGTAACAATTCCTTGTCCCTCAAGAAATTCTGTCTCAGCTGCGAGGTGGGTGAGGATGCTGCTCTCATTAATATATGGCTCACGGCCTTCATTAGCAGCGGAATTGAAGAGCTGATTCTTGATTTCGAGAGTGTTACGGAGCAACTGTACTTCCCTGAAGGCGTGTTTAATTCCCCAACGCTCAAAAAGTTTCATCTCAGCATGCCCTTCGCCCTCATCCTTCCTCTCAACTATAACTTCAAGAATCTAAAGGAATTGACTCTCAAACATGTTGTGTTCCAAGATGGGCCCTCAACACAGCAGCTCTTCTCCAGCTGCCGCTCCCTCCAGGACATGACCCTTGTTGACTGCAACTGGATGAATGTTGGAACCGTCTGCATTTGTTCTCCCTCGCTTCAGAGCTTGACAATAAGGGAatggaatgatgatgatgaagaacaagaagaggaagaagaggagaatgGCAGAAATCAGCTTCCTTCTCAATGCCAGATAGTGATAATTGGATCTAAGTTGAAGACATTTTCATACGATGGTGACATGGCAAACCATTATTTCTTTTATTGCACAGGTTCCGTAGTGAACGCAAGTGTTTGTATTCGCGCATGGCAAAGTAGTTTGGAGAATGCGTTTTTCGTGTTCAAAATGCTGAAAGCCTTCCCGAGTGTGGAGAAGCTGTCCATCACCGACGCCGCCATAGAGACACTGTGCCACGCGCCCTGTCTGATCCAGCATCTGCCTCGCTTCAACAAGCTCACGCAGCTTCAAGTCCAGACGGACATGCCAATGAACTTTCCCTGCGCAGCCTTCATCACCATACTGCGCAACTCACCATGCCTTCAAACCCTTGAGTTTGATAATAAGGTAACCaatgatatatattaattaattactacttATGTATATTAGCTTGATTGTTGCAACTGAAATTGTTTATTGTTAGGGGATCTATGCGGCTGAGGAGGGAGACGGTGCAGGTGCATTGAGCATACCAGCATGCTTTGGGTCACATCTGAAGAAGATCACCATACATGGCTTCTCTGGAAATTCGTTGGAGCTGAATGCGATCAAGTATTTGCTGCGAGCGATGCCGGTGTTGGAGGAATTCAACATTTACAGCAGTGCCTATGTTGTCAACTCAGTTGGTGGGGTCGACAGGTTGGAGGATTTGTACAACAAGATTATTGCCTTTCCTAGAGCTTCCCAGGATTGTGATCTTTATTTGGAGTAATGAAGAATGCAAAACAATATATCGTAAGATCATatcttagaaataaataaatcaattgtAGGGTTTAATTAAATAAAGGGTTTTAATAAAAGCCTATTATTGTTTCTTCTACTTTACTACATGATGAGTTTGCCATTGCTGGCACTACACACACATATATCCTTCAATGCTCATGCTAATTTCTCGGCCTTCCTCATGTGCTTGTACAAAAATGACAAGGATTTCTATTATCTCAAAAAAATGTTTAATCTTCTATGCACTCATATAACGAATAAGAATGATACGAGAGATTTTTATAAGGTGGTAACatagatattttaaattaaaacttcttTTATGATTTTGCATTCGTGAAATATGTTTCATTTGGTTTCATCAATGATATAAAAGCGGCTACTTTCACGACATAATCCAAATACTTCCTTTTTCCTTGATGTCTTCTAAATACTTGTATAATTGAATAGTTGAATCATCAATGGAGTTTAACTAAATCTAAATTTGTCTCTGCAATCAATTAATAATGTATAGTCTATATAAATTTGATTTAGCTTTTGCAAATTTTAAACTTATGATGACTAAAAATGTTCCAAAACACCCCATAAATTAATTTTGAGGGTTGAGGTGCTTATTTAAAATTAACTAGCATTTTTGTCCGtaataatattacaaaaatataaattttttaaaattaagttg
Coding sequences within it:
- the LOC112803452 gene encoding F-box/LRR-repeat protein At3g26922, which encodes MGDETCLKKNKKKRLNRRKEENKGTNISDLPNALICEILSNLPTKEAIRTSVLSKHWRHQWKNIYKFELKEESHDRRENFKDFVKRLLRGCNNSLSLKKFCLSCEVGEDAALINIWLTAFISSGIEELILDFESVTEQLYFPEGVFNSPTLKKFHLSMPFALILPLNYNFKNLKELTLKHVVFQDGPSTQQLFSSCRSLQDMTLVDCNWMNVGTVCICSPSLQSLTIREWNDDDEEQEEEEEENGRNQLPSQCQIVIIGSKLKTFSYDGDMANHYFFYCTGSVVNASVCIRAWQSSLENAFFVFKMLKAFPSVEKLSITDAAIETLCHAPCLIQHLPRFNKLTQLQVQTDMPMNFPCAAFITILRNSPCLQTLEFDNKVTNDIY